Proteins encoded together in one Euwallacea similis isolate ESF13 chromosome 12, ESF131.1, whole genome shotgun sequence window:
- the LOC136412663 gene encoding zinc finger protein 2-like: MPKRNSEKLCCVCLGNTLKLNKLAVKDVNEVTLCTKLKICIPEIEWSATYKICEQCSKLLDISYTFRETCLQSDFTRQRNHNDVLDKIKREVEKREDDEIDNISGDILGETDNKSEDEDQDECVKIEDGEDDDTNSEYGEDKDSESYASENDEKLEGQEYEPKRRKRKKISEFTCEKCDSVYNSSIKLVSHCVSEHGMKKLDVRPFACDRCPSRFCNSSNLVQHVKYHEAIRSNICTYCGKGFITKTDLNIHEKQHLNKREYKCDECGKCFNTHKDIRSHKLVVHTDSNNWKYCCEICNKPFPIKSNYDSHMRRHTGDKKFECHLCQRRFTDKCVLQRHMRTHSNVREYKCSHCDREYKDPRVLKVHMAKIHAIGVGQIKIPAKEKKYICHICPKSYYAKNKLTRHLYTHSGEKPFECEVCGKKFNDKSYVKQHLRKTHNMLDVKQENADILVGITHDILSTGDVNVAF; encoded by the exons ATGCCCAAAAGGAACTCCGAGAAACTGTGTTGTGTTTGCCTTGGAAACAcattaaaactgaataaacTGGCTGTGAAAGATGTGAATGAAGTTACCCTTTGCACCAAGTTAAAGATCTGTATCCCTGAAATA gAATGGTCCGCAACATACAAAATTTGTGAACAGTGTTCAAAGCTTCTTGATATATCTTACACGTTTAGAGAGACCTGCCTTCAATCTGATTTCACCAGACAGCGAAATCATAATGACGTCCttgataaaattaaacgtGAAGTTGAAAAGAGAGAAGATGACGAAATTGATAATATTTCAGGAGATATTCTAGGCGAAACTGATAATAAGTCAGAGGATGAAGATCAAGATG aatgtGTCAAGATCGAGGATGGAGAGGATGATGACACAAATTCTGAATATGGAGAGGATAAAGACTCAGAATCTTATGCCAGTGAAAATGACGAAAAATTGGAGGGTCAAGAGTATGAGCCCAAAAGAAGAAAGCGAAAAAAGATATCAGAGTTCACATGTGAAAAATGTGATAGTGTATATAATTCCAGTATAAAATTAGTAAGCCATTGTGTCTCAGAACATGGTATGAAAAAACTGGATGTAAGGCCATTTGCTTGTGATAG GTGTCCTAGTAGATTTTGTAATTCTTCGAATTTAGTACAACACGTTAAATATCACGAAGCAATACGATCcaatatatgtacatactGTGGCAAAGGCTTCATTACTAAAACCGATTTAAATATTCACGAAAAGCAGCATTTAAACAAGAGGGAGTATAAATGTGACGAATgcggaaaatgttttaacaCTCATAAGGATATtcg GTCCCATAAACTTGTAGTACATACAGATTCAAATAACTGGAAATATTGCTGTGAGATTTGTAACAAGCCGTTtccaattaaatcaaattatgaCAGCCATATGAGAAGACATACTGGagataagaaatttgaatGCCATCTTTGTCAAAGAAGATTTACCGATAAATGTGTGTTACAAAGACATATGAGGACGCACTCGAACGTTAGAGAATATAAATGTTCCCATTGTGATAGAGAGTACAAAGATCCTCGAGTCTTAAAG GTACATATGGCGAAAATTCACGCAATAGGCGTAGGCCAGATTAAAATTCCCGCCAAAGAAAAGAAGTATATTTGCCACATTTGCCCAAAATCGTATTACGCGAAGAACAAATTAACCCGACATTTGTACACTCATTCGGGGGAAAAACCTTTCGAATGCGAGGTTTGTGGCAAAAAGTTTAACGACAAGTCATACGTGAAACAGCACTTACGCAAGACTCATAATATGCTTGATGTCAAACAGGAAAATGCTGATATTTTGGTTGGAATTACGCACGATATTTTAAGTACCGGCGATGTCAATGTGGCGTTTTAA